A genomic region of Tsukamurella pulmonis contains the following coding sequences:
- a CDS encoding TlpA disulfide reductase family protein, whose amino-acid sequence MIAVLVVAMLLGGCVQLSDRARDGGIIAPDGKARHFYPPERRSVVGELSGRSVTDPGATLRLSDYAGKVVVINVWGSWCAPCRLEAPALEKVYTARKSKGVQFLGIDVRETAGDDAARDFIRSHGLTYPSIYDPPGKTLLALGEQYPTTVVPMTFVLDRQHRVAAAYLTTIDEKTLTDAVDRVAGEG is encoded by the coding sequence GTGATCGCGGTGCTTGTGGTCGCGATGCTGCTCGGCGGGTGCGTTCAGCTCAGCGACCGGGCACGTGATGGCGGGATCATCGCTCCGGATGGCAAGGCCAGGCACTTCTACCCGCCCGAGCGGCGCAGCGTCGTCGGTGAGCTGTCCGGACGTAGTGTCACTGATCCCGGGGCCACGCTGCGACTGTCGGACTACGCCGGAAAGGTCGTGGTGATCAACGTCTGGGGCTCCTGGTGCGCCCCCTGTCGTCTCGAGGCTCCTGCTCTGGAAAAGGTGTACACGGCGCGCAAGTCCAAGGGTGTGCAGTTTCTCGGTATCGACGTTCGTGAAACCGCCGGCGACGATGCGGCGCGGGACTTCATCCGCTCCCACGGGCTGACCTATCCGTCGATCTACGATCCCCCTGGCAAGACGCTGCTAGCGCTCGGTGAGCAGTATCCGACCACAGTAGTGCCGATGACCTTCGTCCTTGATCGGCAGCATCGCGTGGCCGCGGCATACCTGACGACGATCGACGAGAAGACCCTCACCGATGCCGTGGACCGCGTCGCCGGGGAGGGCTGA
- a CDS encoding multicopper oxidase family protein yields MTPVTRRTALFGGLAALSVGALAACGDKTASTPSGASRALQGPPLQATPQAGQKVVETTLTARETTVDLGGITARTWAYDDALPGKVLRANAGDFLRVTLDNKLPADTTIHWHGIRLRNEADGVPGVTQDAVRPGGRFVYEFTAPDAGTHYFHPHVGAQLDRALYAPIIIDDPNERGAFDAEWIVVLDDWTDGIGKNPDQILADFQAKTGPLQTGMGGMGGMDHSSMPGMGSSPLGDAGDVVYPHYLINGRIPAAPTEFRAKPGQRIRLRIINAGSDTVFRVALGGHTMTVTHTDGHRVNDMQARALFVAMGERYDVTVTAGDGAFPLVAAAEGKKGQALAVLRTGSGAAPAADIRPAELDGAVLLGATELAAADSARLPDAQPDSTIKVALNGQMDPYAWGINGKKHGEDTPLRVSKGQRLRMQITNETMMLHPMHIHGHTWGLPGSGGLRKDTVLIKPMGSVEVDLDADNPGTWALHCHNIYHMEMGMMTTLKYT; encoded by the coding sequence ATGACACCGGTGACCAGACGAACAGCCCTCTTCGGCGGTCTCGCCGCGCTCAGCGTCGGCGCGCTCGCCGCATGTGGCGACAAGACCGCCAGCACGCCGAGTGGTGCCTCTCGTGCGCTGCAAGGACCGCCACTACAGGCCACACCCCAGGCCGGACAGAAGGTCGTTGAGACGACCCTCACCGCGCGCGAGACCACCGTAGACCTCGGCGGTATCACCGCCCGTACCTGGGCCTACGACGACGCCCTCCCCGGCAAGGTCCTGCGCGCCAACGCCGGAGACTTCCTCCGCGTCACCCTCGACAACAAGCTTCCCGCCGACACCACCATCCACTGGCATGGCATCCGCCTGCGTAACGAAGCTGACGGCGTTCCCGGCGTCACCCAGGATGCTGTGCGCCCCGGGGGGCGATTCGTCTACGAGTTCACCGCCCCGGACGCCGGTACCCACTACTTCCATCCCCACGTCGGTGCCCAGCTCGACCGTGCCCTCTACGCTCCGATCATCATCGACGACCCCAATGAGCGAGGCGCCTTCGACGCGGAGTGGATCGTCGTCCTCGATGACTGGACCGACGGCATCGGCAAGAACCCTGACCAGATCCTTGCCGACTTCCAGGCCAAGACCGGACCTTTGCAGACCGGGATGGGCGGGATGGGTGGCATGGACCACTCCTCGATGCCTGGCATGGGAAGCTCTCCGCTGGGCGATGCTGGTGACGTGGTCTACCCGCACTACCTCATCAACGGCCGGATCCCTGCGGCGCCGACCGAGTTCCGCGCCAAGCCCGGACAACGCATCCGCCTGCGGATCATCAACGCCGGCTCCGACACCGTCTTCCGCGTTGCCCTCGGCGGTCACACGATGACCGTCACCCACACCGACGGACACAGGGTCAACGACATGCAGGCCCGCGCGCTCTTCGTCGCTATGGGGGAACGCTACGACGTGACCGTCACCGCAGGCGACGGCGCGTTTCCGCTAGTCGCCGCGGCTGAGGGCAAGAAGGGCCAGGCTCTGGCAGTCCTGCGCACAGGCTCTGGCGCCGCACCCGCCGCCGACATTCGCCCCGCGGAACTGGACGGCGCGGTCCTGCTCGGCGCCACCGAACTCGCCGCCGCGGACTCCGCGCGCCTTCCTGACGCCCAGCCCGACTCCACGATCAAGGTCGCGCTCAACGGCCAGATGGACCCGTACGCCTGGGGCATTAACGGCAAGAAGCACGGCGAAGACACGCCTCTGCGCGTCAGCAAGGGCCAGCGACTGCGGATGCAGATCACCAACGAAACGATGATGCTTCACCCCATGCATATCCACGGCCACACCTGGGGCCTCCCCGGCAGTGGCGGACTGCGCAAGGACACGGTGCTCATCAAGCCCATGGGCTCGGTCGAGGTCGACCTCGACGCGGACAACCCCGGAACCTGGGCCCTGCACTGCCACAACATCTATCACATGGAGATGGGCATGATGACCACCCTCAAGTACACCTGA
- a CDS encoding response regulator transcription factor, which translates to MDAIVAEPKPTAVTEPRPKLGLRAMVVEDEPDLAEVIADYLQRSGFDVEITGDGAAAVAAAHRTPPDVVVLDLGLPSLDGVEVCRQLRTFSDAYVVMVTARADEVDTLVGLSVGADDYLTKPFSPRELIARIEAMLRRPRAGTVNGPAVAQGAERRIGDLLIDPSGREVSVAGRPAALTRTEFDLLDVLSRRPGMVFSRDQLLAELWGPTWVGDAHVVDVHIASLRRKLGDTTTERRYIRTIRGIGYRMGDGRSKQ; encoded by the coding sequence ATGGATGCGATTGTTGCCGAGCCCAAGCCGACGGCGGTGACCGAACCGCGGCCGAAGCTGGGCCTGCGCGCGATGGTTGTCGAGGACGAGCCGGACCTCGCCGAGGTCATCGCCGACTACCTTCAGCGCAGTGGTTTCGATGTCGAGATCACCGGCGATGGAGCGGCCGCAGTCGCCGCCGCGCACCGAACTCCACCGGATGTCGTCGTCCTCGACCTCGGGCTGCCCTCGCTCGACGGTGTCGAAGTGTGCCGGCAACTGCGCACCTTCTCGGACGCCTACGTTGTCATGGTCACCGCCCGCGCCGACGAAGTCGACACCCTGGTCGGCCTGTCGGTCGGGGCGGACGACTACCTGACCAAACCGTTCAGCCCGCGGGAGCTGATCGCCCGAATCGAAGCAATGCTGCGCCGCCCCCGCGCCGGAACCGTCAACGGGCCCGCCGTGGCACAGGGCGCGGAGCGCCGCATCGGGGATCTGCTAATCGACCCGAGCGGTCGGGAGGTGAGCGTCGCCGGTAGACCCGCGGCTCTCACCCGCACCGAGTTCGACCTTCTCGACGTCCTCTCGCGCCGCCCGGGCATGGTGTTCAGCCGCGACCAACTGCTCGCCGAACTCTGGGGACCGACCTGGGTCGGCGATGCACACGTCGTCGACGTCCACATCGCCAGCCTGCGTCGCAAGCTCGGCGACACCACCACCGAACGGCGCTACATCCGCACCATCCGCGGCATCGGTTACCGAATGGGTGACGGCCGGTCGAAGCAATGA
- a CDS encoding MFS transporter: MRGPLATFRTFDRPSQVLMVNQFTINLGFYMLMPYLAGYLAGPVGLAGWAIGLVMGIRNFSQQGMFLIGGTLADRLGFKPLIVAGCLLRTIGFALLATVDSLPALLIASAATGFAGALFNPAVRAYLAADAGDRRIEAFAIFNIFYQGGILIGPLVGVALMAFDFQATSAVAAGVFGVLTIAQILALPRDRRDRTDLAGPRQSVLADWRIVAGNRPFVLFSCAMIGSYVLSFQVYLALPLHAASITGSEQASSYLVAAVFVVTGVIAVAGQLRITALFRSRFGPTRSLGIGMALMTAAFVPLVAVPTTALAGQAAAIAALLLAAAGLAIATATVFPFEMDTVVSLSGNRLVATHYGLYNTVVGVGILAGNLGTGALMSLGNRLGFPALIWLVLIIVGSGAALALRALYRAGALSGPEAAAREADVAVEAGRDRR, translated from the coding sequence ATGAGGGGGCCGCTCGCCACGTTCCGAACGTTCGACCGGCCCAGCCAGGTGTTGATGGTCAATCAGTTCACCATCAACCTGGGCTTCTACATGCTCATGCCCTACCTCGCCGGGTACCTCGCAGGCCCCGTCGGGCTCGCAGGCTGGGCCATCGGGCTCGTCATGGGGATTCGCAACTTCTCCCAGCAGGGCATGTTCCTCATCGGCGGCACCCTCGCCGACCGTCTGGGGTTCAAGCCCCTTATCGTCGCTGGGTGTCTACTGCGGACCATCGGATTCGCCTTGCTGGCGACGGTGGACTCGCTACCCGCACTACTCATCGCATCCGCAGCTACTGGGTTCGCCGGGGCGTTGTTCAACCCAGCCGTGCGCGCGTACCTCGCCGCCGACGCCGGCGACCGGCGGATCGAGGCATTCGCCATCTTCAACATCTTCTACCAGGGCGGCATCCTCATCGGCCCGCTGGTCGGGGTGGCACTGATGGCCTTCGACTTCCAGGCGACATCGGCGGTCGCCGCCGGAGTGTTCGGCGTGCTGACCATCGCACAGATCCTCGCGCTGCCGCGCGACCGACGCGATCGCACGGACCTAGCCGGCCCACGGCAGTCGGTCCTCGCTGACTGGCGGATTGTGGCCGGCAACCGCCCGTTCGTCCTGTTCTCCTGCGCGATGATCGGCTCGTACGTGCTCTCCTTCCAGGTCTATCTCGCGCTGCCACTGCACGCGGCGTCGATCACAGGCAGCGAGCAGGCCTCGTCGTACCTGGTCGCAGCCGTGTTCGTGGTCACCGGTGTGATTGCCGTGGCCGGGCAGCTGCGGATCACCGCGCTGTTCCGCAGCAGGTTCGGGCCCACCCGTAGCCTTGGCATCGGGATGGCGCTGATGACAGCTGCGTTCGTGCCGCTCGTAGCCGTGCCGACCACGGCGCTGGCCGGGCAGGCCGCCGCGATCGCGGCGCTGTTGCTGGCGGCAGCGGGCCTGGCGATAGCCACGGCGACCGTCTTCCCCTTCGAGATGGACACCGTCGTCAGCCTCTCCGGCAATCGACTCGTCGCTACCCACTACGGGCTCTACAACACGGTGGTCGGCGTGGGGATCCTGGCCGGCAACCTCGGCACCGGGGCGCTCATGTCATTGGGGAACCGGCTCGGGTTCCCGGCGCTGATCTGGCTCGTGCTCATCATCGTCGGTTCCGGCGCGGCACTCGCGCTGCGGGCGCTCTATCGAGCCGGCGCGCTGAGTGGGCCCGAGGCCGCGGCCCGCGAGGCGGACGTGGCCGTTGAGGCGGGAAGGGATCGTCGGTGA
- a CDS encoding sensor histidine kinase, giving the protein MSAPRSDARRTRRPRSGFTTRLFIAQTIVIAAGAGASALVAWTVAPHLFHTHMAHAGLPTASPQAKHVEEAFASSLVVSVSVALLSSMVLALVVSWLITRRVRRSIGAVVTSTANIAAGNHAIRVPPSRLGREFSDLTRSVNRLAEQIDTTEEIRQQMLSDLAHELRTPITTITAQIEAAEDGIRTPGVQMYGVIRSATGRLKRLADDIDAVSRAGERQLRVEAEPTAVNDITTAAVREAQPGYDAVGIHLGLGPTTTDLVDADRARIGQTLANLLSNARRHTPPGGSVTVSSRRRDHNLIDIIVEDTGEGIASEHLPHIFDRFYRTDTSRSRDAGGSGIGLTIARALAEAHDGSLTATSRGPGQGAQFTLTLPVYKRRNTKREHPPPEPGTASSPLPRPPLQRTPQRIPARKTNR; this is encoded by the coding sequence ATGAGCGCGCCCCGATCCGACGCACGGCGCACCCGTCGCCCACGTTCGGGGTTCACCACCAGGCTGTTCATCGCCCAGACCATCGTCATCGCCGCTGGCGCTGGGGCCTCCGCGCTGGTGGCGTGGACTGTCGCACCGCACCTGTTCCACACCCACATGGCCCACGCCGGCCTGCCGACCGCCTCACCCCAAGCCAAACACGTCGAGGAGGCGTTCGCCTCCTCACTGGTGGTATCCGTCTCGGTCGCCCTATTGAGCTCCATGGTCCTCGCACTCGTCGTCAGTTGGCTGATCACCCGCCGCGTCCGACGCTCCATCGGCGCCGTGGTGACCTCGACGGCGAACATCGCCGCCGGCAACCACGCGATTCGCGTCCCGCCCAGCCGCTTGGGCCGCGAATTCAGCGACCTGACCCGCAGCGTGAACCGACTCGCCGAGCAGATCGATACCACCGAAGAGATCCGCCAGCAGATGCTCTCCGACCTCGCCCATGAACTTCGGACGCCGATCACCACCATCACCGCCCAAATCGAAGCCGCCGAGGACGGCATCCGCACACCAGGCGTGCAAATGTACGGCGTCATCCGCAGCGCCACCGGTCGCCTCAAGCGACTCGCTGACGACATCGATGCTGTCTCCCGCGCCGGCGAACGACAACTACGCGTCGAAGCAGAGCCGACCGCGGTCAACGACATCACCACCGCCGCGGTCCGTGAGGCGCAACCCGGCTACGACGCTGTAGGTATCCACCTCGGCCTCGGGCCCACCACCACCGACCTCGTCGACGCCGACCGTGCCCGCATCGGCCAGACCCTCGCGAACCTGCTCAGCAACGCACGCCGACACACCCCACCGGGAGGCAGCGTCACGGTCAGTAGCCGCCGCCGCGACCACAACCTCATCGACATCATCGTCGAGGACACAGGCGAAGGCATCGCCAGCGAACACCTCCCACACATCTTCGACCGCTTCTACCGCACTGACACCTCTCGCAGCCGCGACGCCGGCGGCAGCGGTATCGGCCTGACTATCGCCCGCGCGCTCGCCGAGGCCCACGACGGATCCCTCACCGCCACCAGCCGCGGGCCCGGACAAGGCGCCCAGTTCACCCTGACCCTGCCGGTCTACAAACGCCGCAACACCAAGCGAGAACACCCACCACCGGAACCCGGTACAGCCTCGAGCCCACTACCCCGACCGCCCCTTCAACGAACCCCACAGAGAATCCCTGCCAGAAAGACGAACCGATGA
- a CDS encoding PLP-dependent cysteine synthase family protein: MPARSLVDIGPVSERPAALVGNTPVMRIAEPFAPAGHGFWAKLEGFNPGGMKDRPALHMIERAKARGDLSPGARIVESTSGTLGLGLALAGIVHGHPVTLVTDPGLEPILTQMLAAYGAEVDLVTEPHPTGGWQQARRDRVCEHLASDPTAWCPDQYTNPDNVSAYQPLALELLTQLGHIDVLVCSVGTGGHSAGVSRTLRQFLPDLQLIGVDTVGSTIFGQPARKRLMRGLGSSIYPENVDYSAFSEVHWVAPAESVWACRTLAATHYATGGWSVGAVAQVAGWIAGTRSPDTVVAAIFPDGPQRYYGTVYSDEFCNANDINPTVAPPSAPITISDPTSTVVHRWSRTTAVCNPLTIV; the protein is encoded by the coding sequence TTGCCCGCCCGGTCACTCGTCGACATCGGACCTGTCTCGGAGCGCCCGGCGGCCCTGGTCGGCAACACTCCGGTGATGCGGATCGCCGAACCGTTCGCGCCGGCCGGGCACGGGTTCTGGGCCAAACTCGAGGGGTTCAATCCCGGAGGAATGAAGGACCGGCCGGCCCTACATATGATCGAACGCGCGAAGGCGCGGGGGGATCTCTCCCCGGGCGCACGGATCGTGGAGTCGACCAGCGGGACTCTCGGGCTGGGGCTGGCTTTGGCGGGCATCGTGCACGGTCATCCGGTGACGCTGGTGACCGACCCTGGGCTGGAGCCGATCCTGACCCAGATGCTCGCCGCGTACGGCGCCGAGGTCGACTTGGTGACCGAACCTCATCCGACCGGAGGTTGGCAGCAAGCGCGCCGAGACCGAGTCTGTGAGCACCTGGCTTCGGACCCGACTGCCTGGTGCCCGGATCAGTACACCAACCCGGATAACGTCAGCGCGTACCAGCCGCTGGCACTCGAGCTATTGACCCAACTCGGGCACATCGACGTACTGGTCTGTTCGGTCGGCACCGGTGGACATTCAGCTGGGGTCAGCCGCACCCTGAGGCAGTTCCTGCCAGACCTACAGCTCATCGGGGTCGACACCGTCGGGTCGACGATCTTCGGGCAGCCCGCGCGCAAGCGGCTCATGCGAGGCCTGGGCTCGAGCATATACCCGGAGAACGTCGACTACTCGGCGTTCTCCGAGGTGCACTGGGTGGCGCCCGCGGAATCGGTGTGGGCGTGCCGGACTCTTGCCGCGACGCACTATGCCACCGGCGGCTGGAGCGTCGGTGCCGTCGCCCAAGTGGCCGGATGGATCGCCGGCACTCGCTCGCCTGACACGGTCGTCGCCGCGATCTTCCCCGACGGCCCCCAGCGCTATTACGGAACGGTCTACAGCGACGAGTTCTGCAACGCCAACGACATCAATCCGACCGTGGCGCCGCCGTCGGCGCCGATCACCATCTCCGACCCGACCTCCACTGTCGTGCACCGCTGGTCCCGCACCACCGCTGTCTGCAACCCGCTGACCATCGTATGA